One genomic region from Macaca mulatta isolate MMU2019108-1 chromosome 20, T2T-MMU8v2.0, whole genome shotgun sequence encodes:
- the SMPD3 gene encoding sphingomyelin phosphodiesterase 3 isoform X2 gives MVLYTTPFPNSCLSALHCVSWALIFPCYWLVDRLAASFIPTTYEKRQRADDPCCLQLLCTALFTPIYLALLVASLPFAFLGFLFWSPLQSARRPYIYSRLEDKGLAGGAALLSEWKGTGPGKSFCFATANVCLLPDSLARINNLFNTQARAKEIGQRIRNGAARPQIKIYIDSPTNTSISAASFSSLVSPQGGDGVARAVPGSIKRTASVEYKGDGGRHPGDEAANGPASGDPVDGSSPEDACIVRIGGEEGSRPPEADDPAPGGQARNGAGGGPRGQTPNHNQQDGDSGSLGSPSASRESLVKGRAGPDTSASGEPGANSKLLYKASVVKKAAARRRRHPDEAFDHEVSAFFPANLDFLCLQEVFDKRAATKLKEQLHGYFEYILYDVGVYGCQGCCSFKCLNSGLLFASRYPIMDVAYHCYPNKCNDDALASKGALFLKVQVGSTPQDQRIVGYIACTHLHAPQEDSAIRCGQLDLLQDWLADFRKSTSSSSTANPEELVAFDVVCGDFNFDNCSSDDKLEQQHSLFTHYRDPCRLGPGEEKPWAIGTLLDTNGLYDEDVCTPDNLQKVLESEEGRREYLAFPTSKSSGQKGRKELLKGNGRRIDYMLHAEEGLCPDWKAEVEEFSFITQLSGLTDHLPVAMRLTVSSGEEEA, from the exons ATGGTTTTGTACACGACCCCCTTTCCTAACAGCTGTCTGTCTGCCCTGCACTGTGTGTCCTGGGCCCTCATCTTCCCATGCTACTGGCTGGTGGACCGGCTTGCTGCCTCCTTCATACCCACCACCTACGAGAAGCGCCAGCGGGCGGACGACCCGTGCTGCCTGCAGCTGCTCTGCACCGCCCTCTTCACGCCCATCTACCTGGCCCTCCTGGTGGCCTCGCTGCCCTTTGCGTTTCTCGGCTTCCTCTTCTGGTCCCCGCTGCAGTCGGCCCGCCGGCCCTACATCTATTCACGACTGGAAGACAAGGGCCTGGCCGGTGGGGCAGCCCTGCTCAGTGAATGGAAGGGCACAGGGCCTGGCAAAAGCTTCTGCTTCGCCACTGCCAACGTCTGCCTCCTGCCCGACTCACTCGCCAGGATCAACAACCTTTTTAACACCCAAGCGCGGGCCAAGGAGATCGGGCAGAGGATCCGCAATGGGGCCGCCCGGCCCCAGATCAAAATCTACATCGACTCCCCCACCAACACCTCCATCAGCGCCGCTAGCTTCAGCAGCCTGGTGTCACCACAGGGCGGCGATGGGGTGGCCCGGGCCGTCCCCGGGAGCATTAAGAGGACAGCCTCTGTGGAGTACAAGGGTGACGGCGGGCGGCACCCTGGTGATGAGGCTGCCAACGGCCCAGCCTCTGGGGACCCTGTCGACGGCAGCAGCCCGGAGGATGCCTGCATCGTGCGCATCGGTGGCGAGGAGGGCAGCCGGCCACCCGAAGCTGACGACCCTGCGCCCGGGGGCCAGGCCAGGAACGGAGCTGGCGGGGGCCCGAGGGGCCAGACGCCCAATCACAATCAGCAGGACGGGGATTCGGGGAGCCTGGGCAGCCCCTCGGCCTCCAGGGAGTCCCTGGTGAAGGGGCGAGCTGGGCCAGACACCAGTGCCAGCGGGGAACCGGGTGCCAACAGCAAGCTCCTGTACAAGGCCTCGGTGGTGAAGAAGGCGGCCGCGCGTAGGAGGCGGCACCCCGACGAGGCCTTCGACCATGAGGTCTCTGCCTTCTTCCCCGCCAACCTGGACTTCCTGTGCCTGCAGGAGGTGTTTGACAAGCGGGCAGCCACCAAATTGAAAGAGCAGCTGCACGGCTACTTTGAGTACATCCTGTACGACGTTGGGGTCTACGGCTGCCAGGGCTGCTGCAGCTTCAAGTGTCTCAACAGCGGCCTCCTCTTTGCCAGCCGCTACCCCATCATGGACGTGGCCTATCACTGTTACCCCAACAAGTGTAATGACGACGCCCTGGCCTCTAAGGGAGCTCTGTTTCTCAAG GTGCAGGTGGGAAGCACACCTCAGGACCAAAGAATCGTCGGGTACATCGCCTGCACACACCTGCACGCCCCGCAAG AGGACAGCGCCATCCGGTGTGGGCAGCTGGACCTGCTTCAGGACTGGCTGGCTGATTTCCGAAAATCTACCTCCTCGTCCAGCACAGCCAACCCCGAGGAGCTGGTGGCATTTGATGTCGTCTGCGGAGATTTCAACTTTGACAACTGCTCCTCTG ACGACAAACTGGAGCAGCAGCACTCCCTGTTCACCCACTACAGGGATCCCTGCCgcctggggcctggggaggaGAAGCCGTGGGCCATCG GTACTCTGCTGGACACGAATGGCCTGTATGATGAGGACGTGTGCACCCCCGACAACCTGCAGAA GGTCCTGGAGAGCGAGGAGGGCCGCAGGGAGTACCTGGCGTTTCCCACCAGCAAGAGCTCGGGCCAGAAGGGGCGGAAGGAGCTGCTGAAGGGCAACGGCCGGCGCATCGACTACATGCTGCACGCAGAGGAGGGGCTGTGCCCGGACTGGAAGGCC GAGGTGGAAGAATTCAGTTTTATCACCCAGCTGTCCGGCCTGACGGACCACCTGCCAGTAGCCATGCGACTGACTGTGTCTTCAGGGGAGGAGGAGGCATAG
- the SMPD3 gene encoding sphingomyelin phosphodiesterase 3 isoform X1, with protein MVLYTTPFPNSCLSALHCVSWALIFPCYWLVDRLAASFIPTTYEKRQRADDPCCLQLLCTALFTPIYLALLVASLPFAFLGFLFWSPLQSARRPYIYSRLEDKGLAGGAALLSEWKGTGPGKSFCFATANVCLLPDSLARINNLFNTQARAKEIGQRIRNGAARPQIKIYIDSPTNTSISAASFSSLVSPQGGDGVARAVPGSIKRTASVEYKGDGGRHPGDEAANGPASGDPVDGSSPEDACIVRIGGEEGSRPPEADDPAPGGQARNGAGGGPRGQTPNHNQQDGDSGSLGSPSASRESLVKGRAGPDTSASGEPGANSKLLYKASVVKKAAARRRRHPDEAFDHEVSAFFPANLDFLCLQEVFDKRAATKLKEQLHGYFEYILYDVGVYGCQGCCSFKCLNSGLLFASRYPIMDVAYHCYPNKCNDDALASKGALFLKVGGLGPARGPHARRTDPLLPQVQVGSTPQDQRIVGYIACTHLHAPQEDSAIRCGQLDLLQDWLADFRKSTSSSSTANPEELVAFDVVCGDFNFDNCSSDDKLEQQHSLFTHYRDPCRLGPGEEKPWAIGTLLDTNGLYDEDVCTPDNLQKVLESEEGRREYLAFPTSKSSGQKGRKELLKGNGRRIDYMLHAEEGLCPDWKAEVEEFSFITQLSGLTDHLPVAMRLTVSSGEEEA; from the exons ATGGTTTTGTACACGACCCCCTTTCCTAACAGCTGTCTGTCTGCCCTGCACTGTGTGTCCTGGGCCCTCATCTTCCCATGCTACTGGCTGGTGGACCGGCTTGCTGCCTCCTTCATACCCACCACCTACGAGAAGCGCCAGCGGGCGGACGACCCGTGCTGCCTGCAGCTGCTCTGCACCGCCCTCTTCACGCCCATCTACCTGGCCCTCCTGGTGGCCTCGCTGCCCTTTGCGTTTCTCGGCTTCCTCTTCTGGTCCCCGCTGCAGTCGGCCCGCCGGCCCTACATCTATTCACGACTGGAAGACAAGGGCCTGGCCGGTGGGGCAGCCCTGCTCAGTGAATGGAAGGGCACAGGGCCTGGCAAAAGCTTCTGCTTCGCCACTGCCAACGTCTGCCTCCTGCCCGACTCACTCGCCAGGATCAACAACCTTTTTAACACCCAAGCGCGGGCCAAGGAGATCGGGCAGAGGATCCGCAATGGGGCCGCCCGGCCCCAGATCAAAATCTACATCGACTCCCCCACCAACACCTCCATCAGCGCCGCTAGCTTCAGCAGCCTGGTGTCACCACAGGGCGGCGATGGGGTGGCCCGGGCCGTCCCCGGGAGCATTAAGAGGACAGCCTCTGTGGAGTACAAGGGTGACGGCGGGCGGCACCCTGGTGATGAGGCTGCCAACGGCCCAGCCTCTGGGGACCCTGTCGACGGCAGCAGCCCGGAGGATGCCTGCATCGTGCGCATCGGTGGCGAGGAGGGCAGCCGGCCACCCGAAGCTGACGACCCTGCGCCCGGGGGCCAGGCCAGGAACGGAGCTGGCGGGGGCCCGAGGGGCCAGACGCCCAATCACAATCAGCAGGACGGGGATTCGGGGAGCCTGGGCAGCCCCTCGGCCTCCAGGGAGTCCCTGGTGAAGGGGCGAGCTGGGCCAGACACCAGTGCCAGCGGGGAACCGGGTGCCAACAGCAAGCTCCTGTACAAGGCCTCGGTGGTGAAGAAGGCGGCCGCGCGTAGGAGGCGGCACCCCGACGAGGCCTTCGACCATGAGGTCTCTGCCTTCTTCCCCGCCAACCTGGACTTCCTGTGCCTGCAGGAGGTGTTTGACAAGCGGGCAGCCACCAAATTGAAAGAGCAGCTGCACGGCTACTTTGAGTACATCCTGTACGACGTTGGGGTCTACGGCTGCCAGGGCTGCTGCAGCTTCAAGTGTCTCAACAGCGGCCTCCTCTTTGCCAGCCGCTACCCCATCATGGACGTGGCCTATCACTGTTACCCCAACAAGTGTAATGACGACGCCCTGGCCTCTAAGGGAGCTCTGTTTCTCAAGGTAGGAGGCCTCGGCCCAGCCCGAGGACCACACGCCCGCCG CACTGACCCCCTCCTCCCCCAGGTGCAGGTGGGAAGCACACCTCAGGACCAAAGAATCGTCGGGTACATCGCCTGCACACACCTGCACGCCCCGCAAG AGGACAGCGCCATCCGGTGTGGGCAGCTGGACCTGCTTCAGGACTGGCTGGCTGATTTCCGAAAATCTACCTCCTCGTCCAGCACAGCCAACCCCGAGGAGCTGGTGGCATTTGATGTCGTCTGCGGAGATTTCAACTTTGACAACTGCTCCTCTG ACGACAAACTGGAGCAGCAGCACTCCCTGTTCACCCACTACAGGGATCCCTGCCgcctggggcctggggaggaGAAGCCGTGGGCCATCG GTACTCTGCTGGACACGAATGGCCTGTATGATGAGGACGTGTGCACCCCCGACAACCTGCAGAA GGTCCTGGAGAGCGAGGAGGGCCGCAGGGAGTACCTGGCGTTTCCCACCAGCAAGAGCTCGGGCCAGAAGGGGCGGAAGGAGCTGCTGAAGGGCAACGGCCGGCGCATCGACTACATGCTGCACGCAGAGGAGGGGCTGTGCCCGGACTGGAAGGCC GAGGTGGAAGAATTCAGTTTTATCACCCAGCTGTCCGGCCTGACGGACCACCTGCCAGTAGCCATGCGACTGACTGTGTCTTCAGGGGAGGAGGAGGCATAG
- the SMPD3 gene encoding sphingomyelin phosphodiesterase 3 isoform X3, whose amino-acid sequence MVLYTTPFPNSCLSALHCVSWALIFPCYWLVDRLAASFIPTTYEKRQRADDPCCLQLLCTALFTPIYLALLVASLPFAFLGFLFWSPLQSARRPYIYSRLEDKGLAGGAALLSEWKGTGPGKSFCFATANVCLLPDSLARINNLFNTQARAKEIGQRIRNGAARPQIKIYIDSPTNTSISAASFSSLVSPQGGDGVARAVPGSIKRTASVEYKGDGGRHPGDEAANGPASGDPVDGSSPEDACIVRIGGEEGSRPPEADDPAPGGQARNGAGGGPRGQTPNHNQQDGDSGSLGSPSASRESLVKGRAGPDTSASGEPGANSKLLYKASVVKKAAARRRRHPDEAFDHEVSAFFPANLDFLCLQEVFDKRAATKLKEQLHGYFEYILYDVGVYGCQGCCSFKCLNSGLLFASRYPIMDVAYHCYPNKCNDDALASKGALFLKVQVGSTPQDQRIVGYIACTHLHAPQEDSAIRCGQLDLLQDWLADFRKSTSSSSTANPEELVAFDVVCGDFNFDNCSSDDKLEQQHSLFTHYRDPCRLGPGEEKPWAIGTLLDTNGLYDEDVCTPDNLQNKSSGQKGRKELLKGNGRRIDYMLHAEEGLCPDWKAEVEEFSFITQLSGLTDHLPVAMRLTVSSGEEEA is encoded by the exons ATGGTTTTGTACACGACCCCCTTTCCTAACAGCTGTCTGTCTGCCCTGCACTGTGTGTCCTGGGCCCTCATCTTCCCATGCTACTGGCTGGTGGACCGGCTTGCTGCCTCCTTCATACCCACCACCTACGAGAAGCGCCAGCGGGCGGACGACCCGTGCTGCCTGCAGCTGCTCTGCACCGCCCTCTTCACGCCCATCTACCTGGCCCTCCTGGTGGCCTCGCTGCCCTTTGCGTTTCTCGGCTTCCTCTTCTGGTCCCCGCTGCAGTCGGCCCGCCGGCCCTACATCTATTCACGACTGGAAGACAAGGGCCTGGCCGGTGGGGCAGCCCTGCTCAGTGAATGGAAGGGCACAGGGCCTGGCAAAAGCTTCTGCTTCGCCACTGCCAACGTCTGCCTCCTGCCCGACTCACTCGCCAGGATCAACAACCTTTTTAACACCCAAGCGCGGGCCAAGGAGATCGGGCAGAGGATCCGCAATGGGGCCGCCCGGCCCCAGATCAAAATCTACATCGACTCCCCCACCAACACCTCCATCAGCGCCGCTAGCTTCAGCAGCCTGGTGTCACCACAGGGCGGCGATGGGGTGGCCCGGGCCGTCCCCGGGAGCATTAAGAGGACAGCCTCTGTGGAGTACAAGGGTGACGGCGGGCGGCACCCTGGTGATGAGGCTGCCAACGGCCCAGCCTCTGGGGACCCTGTCGACGGCAGCAGCCCGGAGGATGCCTGCATCGTGCGCATCGGTGGCGAGGAGGGCAGCCGGCCACCCGAAGCTGACGACCCTGCGCCCGGGGGCCAGGCCAGGAACGGAGCTGGCGGGGGCCCGAGGGGCCAGACGCCCAATCACAATCAGCAGGACGGGGATTCGGGGAGCCTGGGCAGCCCCTCGGCCTCCAGGGAGTCCCTGGTGAAGGGGCGAGCTGGGCCAGACACCAGTGCCAGCGGGGAACCGGGTGCCAACAGCAAGCTCCTGTACAAGGCCTCGGTGGTGAAGAAGGCGGCCGCGCGTAGGAGGCGGCACCCCGACGAGGCCTTCGACCATGAGGTCTCTGCCTTCTTCCCCGCCAACCTGGACTTCCTGTGCCTGCAGGAGGTGTTTGACAAGCGGGCAGCCACCAAATTGAAAGAGCAGCTGCACGGCTACTTTGAGTACATCCTGTACGACGTTGGGGTCTACGGCTGCCAGGGCTGCTGCAGCTTCAAGTGTCTCAACAGCGGCCTCCTCTTTGCCAGCCGCTACCCCATCATGGACGTGGCCTATCACTGTTACCCCAACAAGTGTAATGACGACGCCCTGGCCTCTAAGGGAGCTCTGTTTCTCAAG GTGCAGGTGGGAAGCACACCTCAGGACCAAAGAATCGTCGGGTACATCGCCTGCACACACCTGCACGCCCCGCAAG AGGACAGCGCCATCCGGTGTGGGCAGCTGGACCTGCTTCAGGACTGGCTGGCTGATTTCCGAAAATCTACCTCCTCGTCCAGCACAGCCAACCCCGAGGAGCTGGTGGCATTTGATGTCGTCTGCGGAGATTTCAACTTTGACAACTGCTCCTCTG ACGACAAACTGGAGCAGCAGCACTCCCTGTTCACCCACTACAGGGATCCCTGCCgcctggggcctggggaggaGAAGCCGTGGGCCATCG GTACTCTGCTGGACACGAATGGCCTGTATGATGAGGACGTGTGCACCCCCGACAACCTGCAGAA CAAGAGCTCGGGCCAGAAGGGGCGGAAGGAGCTGCTGAAGGGCAACGGCCGGCGCATCGACTACATGCTGCACGCAGAGGAGGGGCTGTGCCCGGACTGGAAGGCC GAGGTGGAAGAATTCAGTTTTATCACCCAGCTGTCCGGCCTGACGGACCACCTGCCAGTAGCCATGCGACTGACTGTGTCTTCAGGGGAGGAGGAGGCATAG